A single region of the Triticum dicoccoides isolate Atlit2015 ecotype Zavitan chromosome 2B, WEW_v2.0, whole genome shotgun sequence genome encodes:
- the LOC119363433 gene encoding uncharacterized protein LOC119363433: MEDDGHPDPYLDLPLEIAEERRRAARLADECRRQHRETATCLLSLPAPVAMDGDAHLVSLLDLHPELAEERRRPEPSSFHKTEIEEHASEVSNSEGSVTMGLSEFTALALNDISPILQSTYWSNVCYDTGSSESESDTGGEA, encoded by the exons ATGGAGGACGATGGCCATCCCGACCCCTACCTTGATCTCCCCCTTGAAATCGCCGAGGAGCGGCGGCGCGCTGCTAGACTCGCTGATGAGTGCCGCCGCCAGCACCGCGAAACCGCCACTTGTCTGCTCTCGCTGCCGGCTCCCGTTGCCATGGACGGCGATGCTCATCTCGTCTCGCTCCTGGATCTTCACCCTGAACTCGCCGAGGAGCGGCGGCGCCCCGAACCGTCCTCTTTCCATAAAACTGA GATTGAGGAGCATGCTAGCGAGGTTAGCAACAGTGAAGGCTCTGTAACTATGGGTCTGTCAGAATTCACTGCCCTAGCGCTGAATGACATCTCTCCTATACTTCAGTCGACCTATTG GTCCAATGTGTGTTATGATACTGGCAGCAGCGAGAGTGAGTCGGACACTGGTGGAGAAGCCTGA